From a region of the Corallococcus coralloides DSM 2259 genome:
- a CDS encoding class I SAM-dependent methyltransferase, whose product MTDSAPPPAPPPRRDDTMGEFDLPFFQRLSLQLQGIVIAFVLRGTDLLLLLPRPRLLKPYLGLWWQRILWTPYRWRRTFEMARALQATGQSLRELMYGETPLVTALWFLKKAGVGRNSRVVDLGAGRGRVLLAARWWGAGAHGVELIADHVARVAPWLQPAGITLTVGDMTREPLGDATHIFCNWVAFSPETKARLVAHLRTCAPGTRIITVTRPIQAEGFSGHSSHWMLFTWGFEKVWLQQYVPGPIASP is encoded by the coding sequence ATGACGGATTCCGCGCCTCCTCCCGCGCCCCCACCGCGCCGCGACGACACGATGGGCGAGTTCGACCTGCCGTTCTTCCAGCGGCTGTCGCTCCAACTGCAGGGCATCGTCATCGCGTTCGTGCTGCGCGGCACGGACCTGCTGCTGCTGCTCCCACGCCCCCGGCTCCTGAAGCCGTACCTGGGACTGTGGTGGCAGCGCATCCTGTGGACGCCCTATCGCTGGCGGCGCACCTTCGAGATGGCGCGGGCGCTCCAGGCCACGGGCCAGTCGCTCCGCGAGCTGATGTACGGCGAGACGCCGCTGGTGACGGCGCTGTGGTTCCTCAAGAAGGCGGGCGTGGGGCGAAACAGCCGGGTGGTGGACCTGGGCGCGGGGCGAGGACGCGTGCTGCTCGCCGCGCGCTGGTGGGGGGCCGGGGCGCATGGCGTGGAGTTGATCGCGGACCACGTGGCGCGCGTGGCGCCGTGGCTTCAGCCCGCGGGCATCACCCTCACCGTGGGTGACATGACCCGCGAGCCCCTGGGAGACGCGACCCACATCTTCTGCAACTGGGTGGCGTTCAGTCCGGAGACGAAGGCCCGGCTCGTCGCGCACCTGCGCACCTGCGCGCCCGGCACGCGCATCATCACCGTCACCCGTCCCATCCAGGCGGAAGGCTTCAGCGGCCACTCCTCCCATTGGATGCTCTTCACCTGGGGCTTCGAGAAGGTCTGGCTCCAGCAATACGTCCCAGGTCCCATCGCATCCCCCTGA
- a CDS encoding TetR/AcrR family transcriptional regulator, with protein sequence MTREKLLRAAADLILAQGLQAVTLDAIAGRAGVSKGDLLEHFQTKPILLDALFDDVTQRFAGAVAAEMAKDPDANGRGTRAYLRVTVAAPADDGEAHVMRSLIGLMLFDPEVRELWSSIWDEAREEQLSPQEQESPELTLCRLAIDGLWMSDLLEHRSVSSQMRAAVIQRIEELTRK encoded by the coding sequence GTGACTCGCGAGAAGCTTCTTCGGGCGGCCGCGGATCTCATCCTGGCTCAGGGACTCCAGGCCGTGACGCTCGATGCCATCGCCGGGCGGGCAGGGGTCTCGAAGGGGGACCTCCTGGAGCATTTCCAGACCAAGCCCATCCTGCTCGATGCGCTGTTCGACGACGTGACCCAGCGCTTCGCCGGGGCGGTCGCCGCGGAGATGGCGAAGGACCCGGACGCCAACGGCAGGGGAACCCGCGCGTACCTCCGGGTGACGGTCGCCGCTCCCGCCGATGACGGCGAGGCCCACGTCATGCGCTCGCTCATCGGGCTCATGCTCTTCGACCCGGAGGTCCGGGAGCTCTGGAGCTCCATCTGGGACGAGGCGCGAGAGGAGCAACTCAGCCCCCAGGAGCAGGAGTCGCCGGAGCTCACGCTCTGCCGTCTGGCGATCGACGGGTTGTGGATGTCGGACCTGCTCGAGCACCGCTCGGTTTCGAGCCAGATGCGCGCGGCGGTCATTCAGCGAATCGAAGAGCTCACGCGCAAGTAG
- a CDS encoding dipeptide epimerase, translating into MASPLSFRTVELPLRHAWTIARGTSTVKRNVFVEVRSEGHVGYGEAAPNVRYGESWETVEVALHKLAPVLEGRDLRHFRDVSEAVDAALPDNPAAKAAVDLALHDWAGKVMGVPLYRMLGVDPSRQPVTSMSIGIDVPETLAVKVREAADFPVLKVKLGADRVQEVFGTVRSLTAQTIRVDANEAWKPDEALAHIQWLSTQGVELVEQPLPAADVEGAKWLRARSPLPLVADESLTKASDVPKLAEGFHGINVKLQKSGGIREALRIIETARACGLKVMLGCMVETGLGIAAGAHLAPLVDWVDLDGNLLLAEDPYRAHPVVQGRIQLGAGAGLGVEPR; encoded by the coding sequence ATGGCCTCGCCGTTGAGCTTTCGCACCGTGGAGCTGCCGCTGCGTCACGCCTGGACCATTGCCCGGGGCACGAGCACGGTGAAGCGCAACGTGTTCGTGGAGGTGCGCTCGGAAGGGCACGTGGGTTACGGCGAGGCCGCGCCCAACGTGCGCTACGGCGAGTCGTGGGAGACGGTGGAGGTGGCGCTCCACAAATTGGCCCCGGTGCTGGAGGGCCGCGACCTGCGCCACTTCCGCGACGTGTCCGAGGCCGTGGACGCGGCGCTGCCGGACAACCCCGCGGCGAAGGCGGCGGTGGACCTGGCGCTGCATGACTGGGCGGGCAAGGTGATGGGCGTGCCGCTGTACCGGATGCTGGGCGTGGACCCGTCGCGGCAGCCGGTGACGTCCATGTCCATTGGCATCGACGTGCCGGAGACGCTGGCCGTGAAGGTGCGCGAGGCGGCGGACTTCCCGGTGCTGAAGGTGAAGCTGGGCGCGGACCGCGTGCAGGAGGTGTTCGGCACGGTGCGCTCGCTGACGGCGCAGACCATCCGCGTGGACGCGAACGAGGCGTGGAAGCCAGACGAGGCGCTGGCGCACATCCAGTGGTTGTCCACGCAGGGTGTGGAGTTGGTGGAGCAGCCGCTGCCCGCGGCGGACGTGGAGGGCGCGAAGTGGCTGCGCGCGCGCTCGCCGCTGCCGCTGGTGGCGGACGAGTCGCTGACGAAGGCGTCGGACGTGCCGAAGCTGGCGGAGGGCTTCCACGGCATCAACGTGAAGCTCCAGAAGAGCGGCGGCATCCGTGAGGCACTGCGCATCATCGAGACAGCGCGAGCGTGCGGCCTGAAGGTGATGCTGGGCTGCATGGTGGAGACGGGGCTGGGCATCGCGGCGGGAGCGCATCTGGCGCCGCTGGTGGACTGGGTGGACCTGGACGGCAACCTGCTGCTCGCGGAGGACCCGTACCGCGCGCATCCGGTGGTGCAGGGCCGCATCCAGCTGGGGGCGGGCGCGGGCCTGGGCGTGGAGCCCCGGTGA
- a CDS encoding linear amide C-N hydrolase, translating into MCTDFLITGDTTRVASGPIAVNGRSMEFGLDLNSQLMVHASGESFQSMAPSGKPGLKWTSTYGFVGITALTDKVIVDGLNTQGLSVGALWLPGSNYPKVSQPSQALALVDFVSWALGTCGSVADVRAALTSGTVQVWEGDLLAKLLPLHFPIHDAKGNSIVVEFTHGQLNVYENPVGVCTNDPPFPQQLQNLGGYANLTPWDAKPTELGSGSFAPAGHGSGMRGLPGDSTPPARFVRAAYLKQYSQPLITAADATTLAFHLLNTVDIPAGTSRSVSKLGKDELDYTQWAVVKDLVALTLSVRFYANPLVYSVNLKTLDFSGAAGKPFPVPASPTSIDLTSKLAS; encoded by the coding sequence ATGTGCACCGACTTCCTGATCACCGGCGACACCACCCGCGTCGCCTCCGGGCCCATCGCCGTCAATGGCCGCAGCATGGAGTTCGGGCTGGACCTGAACTCGCAGCTGATGGTCCACGCCTCGGGCGAGTCCTTCCAGTCCATGGCCCCCAGCGGCAAGCCCGGCCTGAAGTGGACGTCGACGTATGGCTTCGTCGGCATCACCGCCCTCACGGACAAGGTCATCGTGGATGGGCTCAATACGCAGGGCCTGTCCGTGGGCGCGCTGTGGCTGCCGGGCTCCAACTATCCCAAGGTGAGCCAGCCTTCGCAGGCCCTGGCGCTGGTGGACTTCGTGAGCTGGGCGCTGGGCACGTGCGGGAGCGTGGCGGACGTGCGGGCCGCGCTGACGAGCGGCACCGTGCAGGTCTGGGAGGGTGACCTGCTGGCGAAGCTGCTCCCGCTGCACTTCCCCATCCACGACGCCAAGGGCAACAGCATCGTGGTGGAGTTCACCCACGGTCAGCTCAACGTCTACGAGAACCCGGTGGGCGTGTGCACCAACGACCCGCCGTTCCCCCAGCAGCTGCAGAACCTGGGCGGGTACGCCAACCTCACGCCCTGGGACGCGAAGCCCACGGAGCTGGGCTCCGGGTCGTTCGCGCCCGCCGGCCACGGCAGCGGAATGCGCGGCCTGCCGGGAGACTCGACGCCGCCCGCGCGCTTCGTGCGCGCCGCGTACCTCAAGCAGTACTCGCAGCCGCTCATCACGGCGGCGGACGCCACCACGCTCGCCTTCCACCTGCTCAACACGGTGGACATCCCGGCGGGCACCAGCCGCTCCGTGAGCAAGCTGGGGAAGGACGAGCTGGACTACACGCAGTGGGCCGTCGTGAAGGACCTGGTCGCGCTCACCTTGTCCGTGCGCTTCTACGCCAACCCCCTGGTGTACTCGGTCAACCTGAAGACGCTCGACTTCAGCGGCGCGGCCGGGAAGCCCTTCCCCGTGCCGGCCTCGCCCACCAGCATCGACCTCACCTCGAAGCTGGCGAGCTGA
- a CDS encoding M20/M25/M40 family metallo-hydrolase, translated as MRLLPLVIALFALGPSHAASSRPAPKDELRTLLAELVAADTSNPPGNETAAAQVAAKWLREAGIESELIEPSPGRGNLLVRLKGSGKGRPVLVLAHLDTVPAVKTEWATDPWRLTEKDGLLYGRGVQDNKGMAAASILALRRLKQEGGTRSRDILLYLGADEEVGSGQGLDWMMEHRPELKEAEFALNEGGLTELSPDRKEVRFVALQAAERVSRNVTLKAAGPGGHSSAPPVDAGPLVRVAAAVARVGALTFPAHLTPAARLHVQGRAQAAPGELGEALRRIAASPDAPPEDAVTAVARLDPALGAVLRTTCVPTVFKAGTKSNVIPATAEATVNCRLLPDADPKAVRERIVAAVNDPDIQVEMDVSPPDSPMSPVGDNAMFRAVKAAAAKVWPKAPVIPRMSTGTTESATLRRSGIHAYGIDLFALTPDDARTAHAPNERVPVASLQPGAEFVYLTLKHLTR; from the coding sequence ATGCGTCTTCTGCCCCTCGTCATCGCCTTGTTCGCGCTGGGTCCAAGCCACGCCGCGTCATCCCGTCCCGCGCCCAAGGACGAGCTGCGGACGCTGCTCGCGGAGCTCGTCGCCGCGGACACCTCCAACCCGCCCGGCAACGAGACGGCCGCGGCCCAGGTGGCGGCGAAGTGGCTGCGCGAGGCCGGCATCGAGTCGGAGCTCATCGAGCCCTCGCCCGGTCGCGGAAACCTGCTGGTGCGCTTGAAGGGCAGCGGCAAGGGCCGGCCGGTGCTCGTGCTCGCGCACCTGGACACCGTGCCCGCCGTGAAGACCGAGTGGGCCACCGACCCGTGGCGGCTCACGGAGAAGGACGGCCTGCTCTACGGACGCGGCGTGCAGGACAACAAGGGCATGGCGGCGGCGAGCATCCTCGCGCTGCGCCGGCTGAAGCAGGAGGGCGGGACTCGCTCGCGCGACATCCTCCTGTACCTGGGCGCGGATGAAGAGGTGGGCTCCGGACAGGGACTGGACTGGATGATGGAGCACCGCCCGGAGCTCAAGGAGGCGGAGTTCGCGCTCAACGAGGGCGGCCTCACGGAGCTGTCGCCAGACCGCAAGGAGGTGCGCTTCGTGGCGCTCCAGGCCGCGGAGCGCGTGTCCCGCAACGTGACGCTCAAGGCCGCAGGCCCCGGAGGCCACTCCTCCGCGCCGCCCGTGGACGCGGGGCCGCTGGTGCGGGTGGCCGCGGCGGTGGCGCGCGTGGGCGCCCTCACCTTCCCCGCGCACCTGACGCCCGCCGCCAGGCTCCACGTGCAGGGCCGCGCGCAGGCGGCTCCCGGTGAGCTGGGTGAGGCGCTGCGCCGCATCGCCGCCTCACCGGACGCGCCGCCCGAGGACGCGGTGACGGCCGTGGCCCGGTTGGATCCCGCGCTGGGCGCGGTGCTGCGCACCACCTGCGTGCCCACGGTGTTCAAGGCGGGCACGAAGTCCAACGTCATCCCCGCCACCGCCGAGGCCACCGTGAACTGCCGCCTGCTGCCGGACGCGGACCCGAAGGCCGTGCGCGAGCGCATCGTCGCCGCGGTGAATGACCCGGACATCCAGGTGGAGATGGACGTGTCGCCGCCGGACTCGCCCATGTCTCCCGTGGGGGACAACGCCATGTTCCGCGCGGTGAAGGCCGCCGCGGCGAAGGTGTGGCCGAAGGCGCCGGTGATTCCGCGCATGTCCACCGGCACCACCGAGTCCGCCACGCTGCGCCGCTCGGGCATCCACGCCTATGGCATCGACCTCTTCGCGCTGACCCCGGACGACGCGCGCACCGCGCACGCCCCCAACGAGCGCGTCCCGGTGGCGTCCCTCCAGCCCGGCGCGGAGTTCGTCTATCTCACCCTGAAGCACTTGACGCGCTGA